From a single Mycolicibacterium moriokaense genomic region:
- a CDS encoding enoyl-CoA hydratase/isomerase family protein produces the protein MSQSADVAVCKDGPIGRIVLQRTDKHNALTSGMVAAIADSLRALEGDDEVSVITLSGEGPSFCSGGDLRERGPDAAGFGQVWKMLAGGVDLVESIEQNSKVVIARVHGHVHAGGLLLSLCADLTVAASNARFRCPELLRGRPDPFIPLRLVEKIGRERAADLMYTAREIDGTEAQRIGLVARCVAEDELDAELQRVIAAILETDPPSRTAWKRMLRAHRSTANAWEFASRFTSEETAKRSYGFQS, from the coding sequence ATGAGTCAATCTGCCGACGTCGCCGTATGCAAGGACGGCCCCATCGGGCGAATTGTGTTGCAGCGAACGGACAAGCACAACGCTCTCACATCGGGGATGGTGGCCGCGATCGCCGACAGCCTGCGCGCGCTCGAGGGCGATGACGAAGTCAGCGTTATCACGTTGTCGGGCGAGGGGCCCTCCTTCTGCTCGGGAGGCGACCTGCGCGAGCGGGGGCCGGATGCTGCCGGATTCGGCCAGGTATGGAAGATGCTCGCCGGCGGTGTCGATCTGGTCGAGTCGATTGAGCAGAACTCGAAGGTGGTGATCGCCAGGGTGCATGGCCACGTGCATGCCGGTGGCCTACTACTCTCGCTGTGCGCTGACTTGACCGTCGCCGCCAGCAACGCTCGGTTTCGGTGCCCCGAATTGCTACGCGGACGCCCGGATCCCTTCATCCCCCTGCGCTTGGTGGAGAAGATCGGCCGTGAGCGCGCCGCTGATCTGATGTACACCGCGCGTGAAATCGATGGCACCGAGGCGCAGCGAATCGGTCTTGTTGCACGCTGCGTCGCAGAGGACGAACTCGATGCTGAGCTCCAGCGGGTGATCGCCGCGATTCTGGAGACCGATCCGCCGAGTCGGACGGCGTGGAAAAGAATGCTTCGCGCGCATCGCTCGACAGCCAATGCGTGGGAGTTCGCCTCGCGCTTCACATCCGAGGAGACGGCGAAACGGTCCTACGGCTTCCAATCGTAG
- a CDS encoding class I adenylate-forming enzyme family protein, with product MGFLDDAARWADREFLVEAGRRVTYRDHAAAVNRAAAMMAARGVGPNARVLVLSANHIEAIVVWWAALWLDAVAVMGNAWWSSVEIKAAIDEVDPVLIVVDDKRMKRVSTTAAIVMNLAEFEDDEATGRDTAEPPPGLLNHDEDRPATVIFTSGTTGHPRGVVLSHRSLISTIHNLLYASRQLPQQLTDDTPAKSSLLGVPFFHMSGMQSMLVGLLTGAKLVLPSGGAFDARATLDLIQNEKLTSFAAVPTVMGRLVNHPDTAEYDLSSVKSINMGGMPIPQSLLPRVRALFPAAAERVSTMYGLSESGGPLTTCSSRDLRGRPWSSGSPLPVVELRIDGPGEDMVGEVVARSPGNMNQYWGGMDATVLDEDGWLHTGDLGRLRDGHLQIVGRSKDVIVRAGENVASPHVEACLLSHPEVREAAVFALDHDDLGEEVAAVVVLVDGSSLNEYDLKAYAAQNLASFEVPSAWWIRNTALPLNASGKASKTQLKSEWPHAGTSAVP from the coding sequence GTGGGTTTTCTCGACGATGCAGCTCGCTGGGCCGACCGTGAATTCCTGGTCGAGGCGGGGCGCCGGGTGACCTATCGCGACCATGCCGCCGCGGTCAATCGCGCCGCAGCGATGATGGCGGCCCGTGGCGTCGGACCAAATGCGCGGGTTCTGGTGCTGTCGGCGAACCACATCGAGGCGATCGTGGTCTGGTGGGCTGCGCTCTGGCTCGACGCCGTTGCCGTCATGGGTAACGCCTGGTGGAGCTCCGTCGAGATCAAGGCCGCAATCGACGAGGTCGACCCGGTACTGATCGTTGTGGACGACAAGCGCATGAAGCGTGTCAGTACAACTGCCGCAATTGTCATGAATTTGGCCGAGTTCGAAGACGATGAGGCGACCGGACGCGATACGGCAGAGCCGCCGCCAGGTCTGCTGAACCACGACGAAGACCGCCCCGCGACGGTCATATTCACCTCTGGCACGACCGGCCACCCGCGCGGTGTCGTCTTATCGCACCGATCGCTGATCTCGACCATCCACAACTTGCTGTACGCCAGCCGGCAACTCCCGCAGCAACTGACTGACGACACCCCCGCCAAGTCCAGTCTGCTCGGTGTCCCCTTCTTTCATATGTCGGGCATGCAGTCGATGCTGGTGGGGCTGCTCACCGGAGCCAAGCTCGTGCTGCCGTCCGGCGGGGCGTTCGACGCGCGGGCGACGCTCGACCTGATTCAGAACGAGAAGCTGACCTCGTTTGCCGCAGTGCCGACGGTGATGGGCCGTCTGGTGAACCACCCGGATACCGCGGAGTACGACCTCTCATCGGTGAAGTCGATCAACATGGGGGGTATGCCGATTCCCCAGTCGCTGTTACCCCGGGTGCGTGCCCTGTTTCCAGCGGCCGCCGAGCGCGTGTCGACGATGTACGGTCTCAGCGAATCCGGAGGCCCGCTGACCACATGTTCCAGCCGTGATCTCAGGGGAAGGCCCTGGTCCTCGGGCAGCCCGCTCCCCGTGGTGGAACTGCGCATCGACGGTCCCGGCGAGGACATGGTCGGCGAGGTGGTGGCACGTTCCCCGGGCAACATGAATCAGTACTGGGGCGGCATGGATGCCACAGTCCTCGACGAAGACGGGTGGCTGCACACTGGCGACCTCGGCCGGCTCAGAGACGGTCACCTGCAAATCGTCGGGCGCTCGAAGGATGTCATTGTGCGAGCGGGGGAGAACGTGGCGAGTCCGCATGTAGAGGCTTGTCTGCTCAGTCACCCTGAAGTGCGGGAGGCTGCCGTGTTCGCACTCGATCACGATGACCTCGGTGAAGAGGTCGCCGCCGTCGTCGTGCTTGTCGACGGTTCATCGCTGAACGAATACGACCTGAAGGCGTATGCAGCGCAAAATCTTGCGTCCTTCGAGGTGCCTTCGGCTTGGTGGATTCGGAATACCGCTTTACCGCTCAATGCCAGTGGGAAGGCGAGCAAGACCCAGTTGAAGAGTGAATGGCCGCACGCCGGCACGTCGGCGGTGCCCTGA
- a CDS encoding acyl-CoA dehydrogenase family protein, whose translation MGYGAVETGIVFEEMGRALYCGPYFSVVALATNLLLCSGDSAAMQRYLPGIASGDSIATLAVAEPSARWDLESIKVSATQSGERWLLSGEKMFVTDGLIADLLLVVARSPRGVGVFAVEGSAHGLTRSGLGTVDQTRKQARLVFSDTPAQLVGDDGAGRDIVGRALDFAAVALAAEQVGGASKALEMAVEYANTRQQFGRPIGSFQAIKHKCADLLLEVESARSAAYFGMWAASNDTDELPVVASLAKAFCSEAYCRAATDCIQIHGGIGFTWEHPAHLYFRRAIGTRALLGDPDYHRELMAQRLPV comes from the coding sequence ATGGGCTACGGCGCCGTCGAAACCGGAATCGTCTTCGAAGAGATGGGGCGGGCGCTGTACTGCGGACCGTACTTCTCCGTTGTGGCGTTGGCGACGAATCTGTTGCTCTGTTCGGGGGATTCGGCTGCAATGCAGCGCTATCTCCCCGGAATCGCATCGGGTGACTCGATCGCTACGCTGGCAGTTGCCGAGCCATCCGCACGTTGGGATCTTGAGAGCATCAAGGTGTCGGCGACGCAATCCGGTGAACGGTGGTTGTTGTCCGGAGAGAAGATGTTCGTGACCGACGGGCTGATCGCCGACTTGCTGCTCGTCGTCGCCCGATCGCCGCGCGGTGTGGGCGTATTCGCCGTCGAGGGCAGCGCGCACGGTCTTACCCGCTCCGGCCTGGGGACCGTTGACCAGACGCGCAAGCAGGCACGGCTGGTCTTCAGTGATACCCCCGCCCAGCTCGTCGGCGACGACGGAGCCGGGCGCGACATCGTCGGCCGGGCCTTGGACTTCGCGGCGGTCGCGCTGGCCGCCGAACAGGTCGGTGGGGCGTCGAAGGCCCTGGAGATGGCTGTCGAATACGCCAACACGCGCCAGCAATTCGGACGCCCGATCGGGTCGTTCCAGGCCATCAAACACAAGTGTGCCGACCTACTACTCGAGGTGGAGTCGGCGCGATCTGCGGCGTATTTCGGTATGTGGGCCGCGTCGAACGACACTGACGAACTCCCTGTAGTGGCAAGTCTGGCGAAGGCGTTCTGCTCTGAGGCCTACTGCAGGGCGGCGACCGACTGTATTCAGATCCACGGCGGTATCGGCTTCACGTGGGAACACCCGGCCCATCTCTACTTCCGGCGGGCGATCGGCACGCGTGCGCTCCTCGGAGATCCCGACTACCACCGCGAGCTCATGGCTCAGCGGCTGCCCGTCTAG
- a CDS encoding SDR family NAD(P)-dependent oxidoreductase, whose protein sequence is MNSVDDKRISLVVGGIKGIGAATSRRLARCGPVFATYLRDEAAATRFQESAGREGLPIRTMQADVSSREGVIALLAEVAKAAGRVDNIVFSAVNAHLCQSLEVSEDAWWKVLETNTAPFLWLGQHMPRVSGQGGRLIALTSPFSRRYVDGYGAVGPSKAALESLVVYLGVDLARYGITVNAASGGLIDTPLMRSLVPENHIGAVARRTPLKRIGTPEDFAGLIAWIASAEASWMTGQIVSLDGGYFLR, encoded by the coding sequence ATGAATTCGGTTGATGACAAGCGTATCTCGCTTGTTGTCGGCGGAATCAAGGGCATTGGCGCGGCGACCAGTCGGCGGCTTGCCCGTTGCGGGCCCGTCTTCGCGACATATCTGCGTGACGAAGCTGCGGCGACTCGGTTTCAGGAGTCGGCCGGCCGTGAGGGGCTACCGATCCGCACGATGCAGGCCGACGTCAGCTCCCGTGAGGGGGTCATCGCCTTGCTGGCCGAGGTCGCGAAAGCGGCTGGGAGGGTCGACAACATTGTCTTCTCGGCCGTGAACGCGCATCTGTGCCAGAGCCTGGAAGTTTCCGAAGATGCGTGGTGGAAGGTGCTGGAGACGAATACCGCTCCGTTTCTTTGGCTCGGCCAGCACATGCCGAGGGTGTCAGGTCAAGGTGGCCGGCTCATCGCGCTGACATCACCGTTCTCTCGTCGCTACGTCGATGGATACGGAGCGGTCGGACCGTCGAAGGCCGCGCTGGAGAGCCTGGTCGTTTATCTCGGAGTCGACTTGGCGCGGTATGGCATAACCGTCAACGCTGCGTCGGGCGGACTGATCGACACACCGTTGATGCGGTCACTCGTGCCGGAGAACCATATCGGCGCCGTCGCGCGGCGAACTCCGCTCAAGCGTATTGGCACTCCGGAGGATTTCGCGGGGCTTATCGCATGGATCGCCAGCGCTGAGGCGTCGTGGATGACGGGCCAGATCGTCAGTCTGGACGGCGGATACTTCCTGCGCTGA
- a CDS encoding TetR/AcrR family transcriptional regulator produces MAYSEKSARPRGSEGRPPRRNSIGRPPAGDAMETRARILDVARHEFGRLGYSGTTTKSIAEGAELTIGALYYYFPTKQDLFATLFRDVYSRVLKSFQQAVDGIEGLPNKIAAMMNAASAEHAHDPSMAAFLSVAQSDVHRYPALKDEVRAEFRAMQSFFEELVRSSNDELASDVQPESVVALLTAVMEGFSQYAATNSTQSHRSAIETFNRLVRGTLFSTTAR; encoded by the coding sequence ATGGCTTACTCAGAAAAGTCAGCGCGTCCGCGTGGCAGCGAGGGCCGACCACCGCGGCGCAATTCCATCGGTAGGCCACCGGCCGGAGACGCGATGGAGACCCGCGCTCGCATTCTCGACGTAGCTCGACATGAGTTCGGCCGACTCGGCTACAGCGGGACCACGACGAAGTCGATCGCCGAGGGCGCCGAACTCACGATCGGCGCGCTCTACTACTACTTCCCCACCAAACAAGACCTGTTCGCGACGCTGTTCCGTGATGTGTACTCGCGGGTCCTTAAATCGTTCCAACAAGCCGTCGACGGTATCGAGGGTCTACCCAACAAGATTGCGGCGATGATGAACGCCGCGAGCGCCGAACACGCGCACGATCCCTCGATGGCAGCCTTCCTGTCCGTCGCTCAAAGTGATGTACACCGCTATCCCGCGTTGAAAGACGAGGTCCGAGCGGAGTTTCGGGCAATGCAGAGTTTCTTCGAAGAGCTCGTGCGCAGCTCGAACGATGAACTCGCCAGCGACGTGCAGCCGGAATCCGTGGTCGCGCTACTGACCGCGGTGATGGAGGGCTTCTCCCAATACGCGGCCACCAATTCCACACAGAGCCACCGCTCGGCGATCGAGACCTTCAACCGCCTGGTGCGTGGCACGCTGTTCTCGACGACCGCCCGCTAG
- a CDS encoding thiamine pyrophosphate-dependent dehydrogenase E1 component subunit alpha codes for MATYTQASMDGPSTDMPSREQLLQMYLTMRTITTADERISAEARAGTLQATFYPVRGLEGVCAALGITLDCNDFLVSTYRNLGDAVAKGTELRRIIAEEYGRATGVSQGKGGPMHLHDVSVGFMATTGIVGAGLPIAVGLGLATQLDGGRHATAVTFGDGATSIGAFHEAMNLAALWELPIVFVCQNNQWAEHTALSDYAANTDLAARAAAYGMRSTSVDGFDPITTWRTLRTAVTVARAGLGPTFVECRTYRLAGHTGATDYSYMPAAELDSALKRDPAPSFRRWLQSAGIFDAAELDDLDRRAQETVDDAFQFALDSEPPQREQLLQDVFAPERNAS; via the coding sequence GTGGCAACCTACACCCAAGCGAGCATGGACGGACCGAGTACCGATATGCCGTCGCGCGAACAGCTGCTGCAGATGTATCTGACGATGCGCACCATCACCACAGCGGACGAACGAATCAGCGCCGAGGCGCGGGCAGGCACGCTGCAGGCCACCTTCTATCCGGTGCGGGGCCTCGAGGGCGTGTGCGCAGCCCTCGGTATTACCTTGGATTGCAACGATTTTCTTGTCTCGACATACCGCAATCTCGGCGATGCCGTCGCAAAGGGCACCGAGCTGCGTCGGATAATCGCCGAGGAGTACGGCCGTGCGACGGGAGTATCGCAGGGCAAGGGTGGTCCAATGCACTTGCACGATGTGTCAGTCGGTTTCATGGCCACGACGGGCATAGTAGGGGCGGGGCTGCCGATCGCGGTGGGACTGGGCTTGGCCACACAACTCGACGGCGGCCGTCATGCCACCGCTGTCACCTTCGGCGACGGCGCCACTTCGATCGGAGCGTTCCACGAGGCCATGAATCTGGCTGCGCTCTGGGAGCTGCCCATCGTGTTCGTGTGCCAGAACAACCAGTGGGCCGAGCACACCGCCCTCAGTGACTATGCGGCCAACACCGACCTTGCAGCGCGTGCGGCCGCATACGGTATGCGGAGCACTTCCGTCGATGGGTTCGATCCGATCACGACCTGGCGGACATTGCGGACCGCGGTCACCGTTGCGCGTGCCGGGCTGGGCCCGACGTTCGTGGAATGTCGAACGTATCGACTCGCCGGCCATACCGGGGCAACGGACTACTCGTATATGCCTGCGGCCGAACTCGACTCGGCGCTGAAGCGCGATCCGGCGCCAAGCTTTCGCAGGTGGTTGCAGAGTGCCGGCATCTTCGATGCCGCTGAGTTGGACGACCTGGACCGTCGCGCCCAGGAGACGGTCGACGATGCCTTCCAGTTCGCGTTGGACAGCGAGCCGCCACAACGCGAACAGCTATTACAAGACGTATTCGCGCCGGAGAGGAACGCATCGTGA
- a CDS encoding aromatic ring-hydroxylating oxygenase subunit alpha has product MSPDSPADTARDPDRADPSWARKAARAHARIEAMLDLDRGVVPEQLRTTSFTTQRKEPLEVERYVSRQWHDLEVDKVWKRVWQVACREEEIPEQGDSVIYEIASMSLIVVRTQSGAIRAFHNTCLHRGRRLLDKSTCVSALRCQFHGFTWSLDGELISVPSRWDFDDAELCRMALPEAKVSTWEGWVFIAMDEDAPPLTEYLGGFIDHWKPWPMSARRISRHIVKHLKCNWKVALDAFIESYHVIATHPQLLFNLDDVNTQYDIYPGEDHFNRMITLQGVSSPHLGEPIGEHEILASLLNSDGQPAIAEGRRAREVLADIVRRDYSRTAQREIDVSDSEAIDAIQYYVFPNFVPWGGLSPIVYRFRPLGDRPDRSVMDVYLMAPRPEGQPIAKPGSPDVLDFDDAFSSLPNFGRLGLIFDQDMANLGEVQRGLLGSVRPNLVLAGYQESRIRHYMTTMDKYFGFHPSETAPEASCTNSRRTE; this is encoded by the coding sequence ATGAGTCCTGACAGTCCTGCCGATACCGCGCGCGACCCCGACCGAGCCGATCCATCGTGGGCCCGCAAGGCCGCGCGGGCTCATGCCCGAATCGAGGCGATGCTCGACCTCGACCGAGGCGTGGTTCCGGAGCAGCTGCGAACCACATCGTTCACGACGCAGCGAAAAGAACCGTTGGAAGTCGAGCGCTATGTATCTCGGCAGTGGCACGACCTCGAAGTCGACAAGGTATGGAAGCGGGTATGGCAGGTTGCCTGCCGCGAAGAAGAGATCCCGGAGCAGGGCGACAGCGTCATCTACGAGATCGCTTCGATGTCGCTGATAGTCGTTCGCACTCAGAGCGGTGCCATCCGCGCGTTTCACAACACCTGCCTTCACCGAGGTCGTCGCTTGTTGGACAAATCGACGTGCGTGTCGGCGCTGCGATGCCAGTTCCACGGGTTCACCTGGAGCTTGGACGGAGAACTCATCAGTGTGCCCAGCCGATGGGATTTCGACGATGCCGAGCTGTGCCGTATGGCACTACCGGAGGCCAAGGTCAGTACTTGGGAAGGCTGGGTGTTCATCGCGATGGATGAAGATGCTCCGCCGCTAACTGAATACCTGGGCGGCTTCATCGACCATTGGAAGCCGTGGCCCATGTCCGCCCGGCGGATATCGCGGCACATCGTCAAGCATCTGAAGTGCAATTGGAAGGTAGCGCTGGATGCCTTCATCGAGTCTTATCACGTGATCGCCACCCATCCGCAGCTGCTGTTCAACCTCGACGACGTGAACACCCAGTACGACATCTATCCGGGTGAGGACCACTTCAATCGGATGATCACACTCCAGGGCGTCTCCAGTCCACATCTGGGCGAGCCGATCGGTGAACACGAAATCCTGGCGTCGCTGTTGAATTCGGATGGCCAGCCAGCTATTGCCGAGGGTCGTCGCGCGCGTGAAGTGCTCGCCGATATCGTGCGCCGAGATTACAGCCGCACGGCCCAACGCGAAATCGACGTCAGCGATTCGGAGGCCATCGACGCCATCCAGTACTACGTGTTCCCGAATTTCGTTCCATGGGGCGGGCTGTCACCCATCGTCTATCGCTTCCGACCGCTGGGTGACCGGCCCGACCGTTCGGTGATGGACGTGTACTTGATGGCCCCTCGCCCCGAGGGGCAACCGATCGCCAAGCCTGGGTCCCCAGACGTGCTCGACTTCGACGACGCGTTCAGCTCGCTGCCGAATTTCGGCCGCCTCGGGCTCATCTTTGACCAGGACATGGCGAACCTCGGTGAGGTCCAACGCGGCCTCCTCGGCTCAGTTCGTCCCAATCTCGTGCTCGCCGGCTATCAGGAAAGCCGGATCAGGCATTACATGACGACCATGGACAAGTACTTCGGGTTCCACCCGTCAGAGACGGCCCCGGAAGCTTCTTGCACGAATTCACGGAGAACCGAATGA
- a CDS encoding AMP-binding protein, whose protein sequence is MIEDREYTFGQANALVGRYAAGFAEIGTGHSDRVAVMMDNSEQYIFTALALAHLGSILVPINTAYRGEFLTRILQDCAPSCLVIDEKYGEQLSRVVASIPSVKRIVVNGNPEVIDADFTLYSLDELASSSDRVSSSIVSYSDTLSITFSSGTTGRSKGVIQSNAYWYNAAIAMAIGRDIRETDVFHMCTPLFHSGAWLLNVFPSLIFGLPVGIQPRFSVGDYWSSVRAYGATQLFTLSAMHIWLWNQPATDTDADNPARIWTAVPLPGDLAAPFKKRFALEAVLAAYGSTEAMPITIGNVNKSTKPNSSGWAQPYLQVEIVDEHDVIQPRDTVGEIVVRPKVPEAIFNGYYNLPQATMNATRNQWLHTGDLGRIDEDGELFFVDRKADYLRRRGENISSMEVEAAVLAHPDVEQAAVHSVPAEDSEDEVKLCVVRRLGSTLTHLELAEFCVDNLPYFVVPRYIEFLTELPRTPTERVQKYLLKERGVTEATWDAKAVGWEARR, encoded by the coding sequence ATGATCGAGGACCGCGAATACACCTTCGGGCAGGCAAACGCACTTGTCGGTCGCTATGCTGCGGGATTCGCGGAAATCGGTACCGGGCACAGCGATCGAGTCGCGGTGATGATGGACAACAGCGAGCAGTACATTTTCACCGCGCTCGCGTTGGCGCACTTGGGTAGTATCCTCGTGCCGATCAACACCGCCTACCGGGGCGAGTTTCTCACGCGTATCCTCCAGGACTGCGCACCATCGTGTCTGGTTATCGACGAGAAATACGGCGAGCAACTGTCGCGCGTCGTCGCGTCGATTCCGAGTGTCAAACGCATTGTGGTCAACGGTAATCCGGAAGTGATAGATGCGGATTTCACCCTTTACAGCTTGGACGAATTGGCGTCTTCGTCGGATCGAGTGTCCTCATCGATCGTGTCCTACTCGGACACCTTGTCGATTACGTTCAGTTCGGGAACGACTGGCCGTTCCAAGGGTGTGATCCAGAGCAATGCGTATTGGTACAACGCGGCGATAGCAATGGCAATCGGCCGTGATATCCGCGAGACCGATGTCTTTCATATGTGCACGCCGCTATTCCACTCCGGGGCTTGGCTTTTGAACGTATTTCCGTCCCTGATATTCGGGCTACCGGTCGGTATTCAGCCGCGATTCTCAGTAGGAGACTACTGGTCTAGCGTGCGCGCTTACGGTGCCACACAGCTGTTCACGCTCAGCGCGATGCATATATGGCTGTGGAACCAGCCCGCGACGGACACAGATGCAGACAACCCGGCGCGAATATGGACCGCGGTGCCGTTGCCCGGTGATCTTGCTGCGCCGTTCAAGAAGAGGTTCGCTTTAGAAGCGGTGCTCGCGGCCTATGGCAGCACCGAGGCAATGCCGATAACGATCGGCAATGTGAACAAGTCGACGAAACCGAACTCGTCCGGTTGGGCCCAGCCCTACCTCCAGGTCGAAATCGTCGACGAGCACGACGTGATTCAACCGCGAGACACCGTCGGGGAGATCGTCGTCCGCCCAAAGGTTCCGGAAGCGATCTTCAACGGCTACTACAACCTGCCTCAGGCGACCATGAATGCGACCCGCAACCAGTGGCTGCACACCGGTGACCTCGGCCGCATCGACGAGGATGGCGAACTTTTCTTCGTCGATCGCAAGGCCGACTATCTACGGCGTCGGGGGGAGAACATCTCGTCGATGGAGGTGGAGGCGGCGGTACTCGCTCATCCCGACGTCGAACAGGCCGCAGTGCACAGTGTCCCTGCAGAAGACTCCGAAGACGAAGTGAAACTCTGTGTTGTGCGGCGTCTCGGTTCGACACTGACACACCTGGAGTTGGCCGAATTCTGCGTCGATAACCTGCCGTACTTCGTCGTGCCCCGCTACATCGAGTTCCTCACAGAGCTTCCACGAACACCCACCGAGCGTGTCCAGAAGTACCTACTCAAGGAACGCGGTGTCACCGAGGCGACTTGGGATGCGAAAGCGGTCGGTTGGGAGGCACGCCGATGA
- a CDS encoding aldehyde dehydrogenase family protein, with protein MDVRQYELYIAGRFTRGTGDATFDSINPATGQTVATFVDASEADVAAAISAARKAFDSGPWARMPVAERAERLNRVLHIIGSRIPELAQMEYQDNGATVRQATSFMVPGALAFAMGMTDLATSFPFQEGIPVTTGPAPVGPYGAYTLKYEPIGVVGAITPWNGPLILAMWKVWPALLAGNTVVLKPSELASSTASELAKAFAEADMPPGVLNVVTGGGAVGAALVKSPHVDHVSFTGGTETGRQIATYAASANLKRLTLELGGKSPAIVLDDVDLDVAVDGVVWSTLFLSGQMCTCASRVLVDNKIYDEFVGRLVDRIGKLVVGPTDDMSTDLGPVVSQRQRDRIERYVQIGISEGAVAALEGGRPSSPELAGGTYLEPTVFVDATPAMTISQEEIFGPVLAVMKTESDDDAVRIANDTPYGLAASIWTSDTRRALTLSDRLRCGTVWINDHNIISPSIPFGGFKMSGLGRENGVSGFKEYLEQKAVYLDLTPSPEQHMWGLVAPR; from the coding sequence ATGGATGTCCGACAGTACGAGCTCTATATCGCCGGGCGTTTCACACGCGGGACCGGTGATGCGACGTTCGACAGCATCAACCCCGCAACCGGCCAGACTGTTGCCACGTTCGTCGATGCGTCGGAAGCCGATGTCGCGGCGGCTATCTCCGCCGCGCGGAAGGCCTTCGACAGTGGGCCATGGGCGAGGATGCCGGTGGCAGAACGGGCGGAAAGACTCAATCGCGTCTTGCACATCATCGGTTCGCGCATTCCAGAACTCGCGCAGATGGAGTATCAGGACAACGGCGCGACCGTGCGTCAGGCAACCTCGTTCATGGTGCCGGGTGCCTTGGCCTTCGCGATGGGCATGACCGACTTAGCGACATCCTTTCCATTCCAGGAAGGCATACCGGTGACAACCGGTCCAGCACCGGTGGGCCCGTACGGCGCATACACGCTGAAGTACGAACCGATTGGGGTCGTCGGCGCAATCACCCCGTGGAACGGTCCGCTAATTCTCGCGATGTGGAAGGTCTGGCCGGCCTTGCTGGCCGGAAACACAGTGGTGCTCAAGCCCTCCGAGCTCGCATCATCGACCGCGTCAGAGTTGGCGAAGGCGTTCGCCGAGGCCGACATGCCGCCGGGTGTGTTGAATGTGGTGACTGGTGGCGGCGCCGTCGGTGCGGCGTTGGTGAAGAGTCCTCATGTCGACCATGTCAGCTTCACCGGGGGCACCGAGACCGGTAGACAGATCGCCACTTACGCTGCATCGGCCAATTTGAAGCGCCTGACCCTCGAGTTGGGCGGCAAGAGCCCGGCGATCGTGCTCGACGATGTGGATCTTGACGTGGCTGTCGACGGCGTCGTGTGGTCCACACTGTTTCTTTCGGGACAGATGTGCACCTGTGCGTCGCGGGTGCTGGTCGACAACAAGATCTATGACGAGTTCGTCGGGCGGCTCGTCGATCGAATCGGCAAACTGGTGGTCGGTCCAACCGACGACATGTCTACCGATTTGGGTCCGGTGGTCTCGCAGCGTCAGCGCGACCGCATCGAGCGCTATGTGCAGATTGGAATTTCGGAGGGTGCGGTCGCCGCATTGGAGGGTGGGCGGCCCTCGTCGCCTGAACTCGCCGGCGGCACTTACCTTGAGCCGACGGTCTTCGTCGATGCAACTCCGGCGATGACGATTTCTCAGGAGGAGATTTTCGGGCCGGTGCTGGCGGTGATGAAGACCGAGAGTGATGACGACGCGGTGCGTATCGCCAACGACACGCCGTACGGACTCGCTGCTTCGATCTGGACCTCCGATACGCGGCGGGCGCTGACGCTCTCGGATCGCCTTCGCTGCGGCACCGTGTGGATCAACGATCACAACATTATTTCGCCGTCGATCCCGTTCGGGGGGTTCAAGATGAGCGGATTGGGCCGTGAGAACGGCGTGAGTGGATTCAAGGAATATCTGGAGCAAAAGGCGGTGTACCTCGACTTGACTCCATCCCCCGAGCAGCACATGTGGGGCCTCGTCGCGCCACGATAG